Proteins found in one Larimichthys crocea isolate SSNF chromosome I, L_crocea_2.0, whole genome shotgun sequence genomic segment:
- the gjc4b gene encoding gap junction gamma-1 protein: MSWSFLTRLLDEISNHSTFVGKIWLTLLVVFRIVLTAVGGESIYYDEQSKFACNTQQPGCENVCYDAFAPLSHIRFWVFQVILITTPTVMYLAFAMHKIARMEDDDYRPRGRKRMPIVSRGANRDYEEAEDNGEEDPMILEEIEPEKDKEVAAKPSKKHDGRRRIKRDGLMKVYVFQLLSRAVFEASFLFGQYVLYGLEVVPSYVCTRSPCPHTVDCFVSRPTEKTIFLLIMYAVSALCLLFTILEILHLGISGIRDCFCAPRPRPPTPRHSALASQRSSICRQPSAPPGYHTALKKDPSGKMGFRDNLGDSGRESFGDEASTRELERLRRHLKLAQQHLDLAYQNEESSPSRSSSPESNGTAAEQNRLNFAQEKQSSTCEKGIRA; encoded by the exons ATGAGCTGGAGCTTTCTTACACGTCTGTTGGATGAGATTTCCAACCATTCCACCTTCGTGGGCAAAATCTGGCTCACCCTCCTCGTTGTCTTTCGTATAGTGCTGACAGCTGTCGGAGGTGAATCAATCTACTATGATGAACAGAGTAAATTCGCGTGTAACACACAGCAACCTGGTTGTGAGAACGTGTGCTACGATGCATTTGCGCCGCTATCCCACATCCGCTTCTGGGTGTTTCAGGTGATTCTGATCACCACCCCCACCGTCATGTACCTTGCCTTTGCTATGCATAAGATTGCCCGCATGGAAGATGATGACTACCGGCCCCGTGGCAGGAAGAGGATGCCAATTGTGAGCCGAGGTGCAAACCGGGACTATGAGGAAGCTGAGGACAATGGGGAAGAGGACCCAATGATCCTGGAAGAGATTGAGCCAGAAAAGGATAAGGAAGTCGCGGCGAAACCTAGCAAAAAGCACGATGGACGCCGTCGCATCAAACGTGATGGCCTGATGAAGGTCTATGTGTTTCAGCTGTTGTCACGTGCCGTCTTTGAGGCCTCATTCCTGTTTGGACAGTATGTCCTTTACGGGCTTGAAGTGGTACCGTCATATGTATGCACACGCTCTCCATGCCCGCACACAGTGGATTGCTTCGTCTCACGCCCTACGGAGAAAACAATCTTTTTGCTCATCATGTATGCAGTCAGCGCCTTGTGTCTTCTTTTCACCATTTTGGAGATCCTTCATCTGGGCATCAGTGGTATCCGGGACTGCTTTTGTGCACCACGACCTCGGCCTCCCACCCCTCGGCACTCAGCTCTGGCCAGCCAGAGGTCCTCCATCTGCCGCCAGCCCTCTGCACCTCCAGGCTACCACACAGCTCTGAAGAAGGACCCATCAGGAAAAATGGGCTTCAGGGATAACCTGGGAGACTCTGGCCGTGAATCATTTGGGGATGAGGCTTCAACACGGGAGCTGGAGAGGCTGCGGAGACACCTAAAACTGGCCCAGCAGCATCTGGATTTGGCTTACCAGAATGAGGAGAGCAGCCCATCCCGCAGCAGCAGTCCAGAGTCCAACGGCACTGCAGCTGAGCAGAACAGATTAAACTTTGCCCAGGAGAAGCAGAGCAGTACATGTGAGAAAG GTATCCGCGCATAG